The genomic region AAATGGATGCGGGTGGGGGGTTGAGATCCCTAAAAACCCCATAACCCCCACTCCTACTGGAATTTATTCTTCTTCATCGCTGTCTAAATCGTCATCATCATCAGTTTCTAAATTGTCATCATCACCATCAGTCTCGGAAGATAGCAGTTTTTTATCACTTTCACTTAGTTGAATCAGGTGAATATGTTTATAACCCAGACGAATTTCAAATTCATCTCCGGGTTTTAAACCCATAGCCTTGGTGTAAGTAGCACCAATGACAATTTGACGGTTTTGATGGACACTTACACGATAGGTTGGCTCTCTTCCTCTTCCATCTTTTGTTGATTCCGGACTGAGGGGAATACCTCTAGCAGACAACAAAGCATCATAAAAATCCGTGAGGTTAACACGCACCTGATTGTTTTTAGTTACGGTGTAATACCCACATTGCTTTGCTCTTTCTCGGCGGGGTAAATTGGAAAGTTCTTTTACCCTAGACAGCAATGCTTTTCCTGTTAATGGGGCACTTGCAGTTTCAGTCATTATGCTCAAAATTCCCTTAATCTATGCAAACAGATCATGCCAAGTAGTCTAGTTTTACATTTGGCTTGCAGCCAATGTTGATAGCTACTTAAAAACTTGCAGTTTAACTGTGAATTACCTGCTTATATTATCAGCCTTGTCACCTTCATTTGGGTTATTCGCTCTGTGAGAGGTTTATCCAGGGACATTTATGAGGTGATTTTACAACACTTTCAACCATTATTCACCATGAGCAAAAACTGACTTTAATTTTTGGGCAATCCCAAAGTGATGTAATGCCAGTGATGTAATGCAAATTGGGCCAGTTCCACTCCTAAAAAGTGGTAGATACAATAAGTCGCAGGGTTTTCACTTTTAGTCCTTGCTGTTGAGTTGTAGGTTGGTACCCACTCCCCATATTGAGGTAGACCCAGTATTCTCTAAAGGACATACACCCGTTGATCTGACCTGGAAAATTCAGAAAATTCTCCCAGTCTGTTTATCAACAAAGCACTATCAACCGCACTTGTACGACTGTTAGTCCTGCTTTTGGTGCTGGTGCAGTTTCATATCAAATACTATCATGAACCAATAGTAGCAAAATATTTCTTTAATTGAAAAAACAATTTACAATTTATTATCTATCCATTAGACATCTCCCCCAGAGCGGTCATTTATCAGGTCGTCACAAAAGTTAGGGGGAATTTTGTCCTCATTTTATGCTTCTACTAGATCCATGGAGTTAAGATGTTGATCCGAATTTATATAATAAGGGTGAGTCTATAGATTATCATCTGGCAGTCTCGGTTAAATGGGTTAAAATTACTGGGAGATTATTGGGAAAAGCCAAAAATAAACAATAGAGTTTAAAGGACTTAGGAGCAGCCAGGTTTTTTTAAAAATAAAACAGGAGCCTTATATATGGAAGTTATTTTCGAGATTATTCGCCAGCAACCAAATTCTACTCCCGTGGTTCAATCCTATAATCTACAGGTGGATCCGGGAACTACAATCTTGGATTGTCTTAATCGTATTAAATGGGAGCAAGATGGAACTTTGGCATTCCGCAAAAACTGCCGTAATACTATTTGTGGTAGCTGTGCTGTGGTCATTAATGGACGTTCCGCTTTAGCTTGCAAAGAAAACGTTGGTAGCGAACTGGCTAGGTTAAGAAACATTTCTGCTTCTGTTTACCCCCACCATACCATTAATTCCATTAATTCTATTACCATCGCTCCTCTAGGAAATATGCCTGTAATTAAGGATTTGGTGGTAGATATGACCGGGTTTTGGGACAATCTGGAAGCCGTCACACCATATATTAGCACAGCAGCACGACAAATCCCAGAACGGGAATTTCTCCAAACCCCCCAGGAGCGATCGCTTTTAGACCAAACGGGAAATTGTATTATGTGTGGTGCATGTTATTCCGAATGTAATGCTCGTCAGGTCAACCCGGATTTTGTTGGTCCCCATGCTTTAGCTAAAGCCTATCGTATGGTAGCAGATTCTCGTGATGACAATCAAGAAAATCGCTTGGAAGAATATAATCATACAACTCAAGGTGTGTGGGGTTGCACTCGCTGTTTCTATTGTGATTCTGTATGTCCCATGGGAGTAGAACCTTTAGCACAAATCAACAAAATCAAACAAAAGATTTTAGAACGTAAACAAGCTCATGAAAGTCGTTCTGTTCGCCACCGCAAGGTACTGATAGATTTAGTTAAACAGGGAGGATGGATAGATGAGCGTCAGTTTGGGGTGCAAGTGGTTGGCAATTATTTTCGCGATCTCAAAGGACTACTTTCCCTAGCTCCCCTAGGTTTAAGAATGTTAGTCCGAGGCAAGTTTCCCCTTTCCTTTGAGCCATCAGCAGGTACTCAGGAAGTAAGATCTCTTATAGAGTCTATCCAAGAGGAGGAATCAAAATCACATTAGTGTATATTTATATATTTAGGGTATATTTAATTTTTGACCAAATCGGTCAT from Cylindrospermopsis curvispora GIHE-G1 harbors:
- a CDS encoding AbrB family transcriptional regulator gives rise to the protein MTETASAPLTGKALLSRVKELSNLPRRERAKQCGYYTVTKNNQVRVNLTDFYDALLSARGIPLSPESTKDGRGREPTYRVSVHQNRQIVIGATYTKAMGLKPGDEFEIRLGYKHIHLIQLSESDKKLLSSETDGDDDNLETDDDDDLDSDEEE
- a CDS encoding succinate dehydrogenase/fumarate reductase iron-sulfur subunit, with product MEVIFEIIRQQPNSTPVVQSYNLQVDPGTTILDCLNRIKWEQDGTLAFRKNCRNTICGSCAVVINGRSALACKENVGSELARLRNISASVYPHHTINSINSITIAPLGNMPVIKDLVVDMTGFWDNLEAVTPYISTAARQIPEREFLQTPQERSLLDQTGNCIMCGACYSECNARQVNPDFVGPHALAKAYRMVADSRDDNQENRLEEYNHTTQGVWGCTRCFYCDSVCPMGVEPLAQINKIKQKILERKQAHESRSVRHRKVLIDLVKQGGWIDERQFGVQVVGNYFRDLKGLLSLAPLGLRMLVRGKFPLSFEPSAGTQEVRSLIESIQEEESKSH